One genomic window of Methanosalsum zhilinae DSM 4017 includes the following:
- the rnfE gene encoding Rnf electron transport complex subunit RnfE, with protein MNLWSEFLRGVTKDNPVFALLLGLCPTLAVTTSMENGIGMAAASMFVLLCANIIISSLKNHIPPTIRVPIFILVIATFVSIIGMVMEAFTPALHTALGVFVPLIVVNCMIIGRAEAYASKNPVSFSVADGLGIGTGFLLVLAAIGAIRELFGTGEIVLFGLTLIQMPIEASTFMIMPPGAFFTIAVLMALVNYRRAKLLERGG; from the coding sequence ATGAATTTGTGGAGTGAGTTTCTTCGCGGAGTTACAAAGGACAATCCGGTATTTGCCCTTCTTCTGGGGCTGTGTCCTACACTGGCAGTTACAACGTCAATGGAAAATGGTATAGGTATGGCTGCAGCAAGTATGTTTGTATTGTTATGTGCAAATATAATCATTTCGTCACTCAAAAACCATATTCCACCTACGATAAGGGTTCCTATATTTATACTTGTAATTGCAACATTTGTGTCGATCATTGGAATGGTAATGGAAGCATTTACACCTGCTCTTCATACTGCCCTTGGAGTCTTTGTTCCTTTGATTGTGGTTAATTGTATGATCATAGGAAGGGCAGAGGCATACGCAAGTAAAAATCCAGTTTCTTTTTCAGTTGCAGACGGACTGGGGATAGGTACAGGTTTCCTGCTAGTTCTTGCTGCAATAGGAGCCATCAGAGAGCTATTTGGGACCGGTGAGATTGTTCTGTTTGGCTTAACGCTGATTCAGATGCCAATAGAGGCTTCAACATTTATGATAATGCCTCCAGGAGCATTTTTCACAATAGCTGTACTTATGGCACTGGTGAACTATCGAAGAGCCAAGTTACTTGAAAGAGGTGGATAA
- the rnfD gene encoding Rnf electron transport complex subunit RnfD: MSYTISAPPHKKMDINVDKIMWAKIFVLVPVSIISIYFFGIPALWIIIASVLTAVIAEASIQKIFDKKSTIKDGNAVLIGLMLALLIPPEAPIWIPIVGAAFAIIIGKHAFGGLGSYLFNPVLASWIFLMIAWTAHMTPLSFPYTEQFSDLLLETGAGFLVDVSPIALIGGLYLIYRRYVEWRIPVAFFATTLLLAFVAGENISFVITGVFIFGVLFLATDSSTSPVTKDGRLYYGILCGLLTFIYGYFSVNYAYATIYGIFLANCVTAFVDKSTFPKEYGSPSFIENIYNKLKQAIGRRGSTSDE, from the coding sequence ATGAGTTACACCATCTCAGCCCCGCCTCACAAAAAAATGGACATAAATGTTGATAAAATAATGTGGGCTAAAATATTTGTTCTTGTTCCGGTAAGCATTATATCAATCTATTTCTTTGGTATTCCTGCGTTATGGATCATTATTGCAAGTGTGCTGACAGCAGTTATTGCGGAAGCTTCCATCCAGAAGATATTTGACAAAAAATCAACAATAAAAGATGGAAACGCAGTTCTAATAGGCTTAATGCTTGCATTATTGATACCACCTGAAGCTCCTATATGGATTCCCATTGTTGGAGCAGCTTTTGCTATTATAATTGGAAAGCATGCATTTGGTGGGCTTGGATCTTATCTTTTCAATCCGGTTCTGGCATCATGGATATTCCTGATGATCGCGTGGACTGCGCATATGACTCCACTGTCATTTCCATATACAGAACAGTTTTCTGACCTGCTCCTGGAAACGGGTGCAGGATTTCTTGTAGACGTATCACCAATTGCACTGATTGGCGGTCTGTACCTTATATACAGGAGATATGTGGAATGGAGAATTCCGGTTGCTTTTTTTGCCACCACACTTCTGCTGGCGTTTGTAGCTGGTGAAAATATTTCTTTTGTGATAACAGGAGTATTTATATTTGGAGTTCTTTTCCTTGCAACTGATTCATCTACCTCACCTGTTACAAAAGATGGTCGTCTGTACTATGGAATTTTGTGCGGATTACTAACATTCATTTATGGATATTTCTCAGTGAATTATGCATATGCAACTATCTACGGAATATTCCTTGCAAACTGCGTAACTGCATTTGTTGATAAAAGTACATTTCCAAAAGAATATGGGTCCCCTTCTTTTATCGAAAATATTTACAATAAATTAAAACAAGCTATTGGTCGCAGGGGGTCAACATCAGATGAATGA
- the rnfA gene encoding Rnf electron transport complex subunit RnfA → MPENSLFTIFLDGVFIENFILIQFLGLCPFLGVTKETRSALGMSAAVIFVMTIASAVTFAVASFLLVPLNLGFLELIAFIVVIASLVQLVEYIIRKHLPPLYKSLGIYLPLIASNCAVLGLVLLNRIQDFTFVEGIVFGVAAGIGFGIVMILMSAVRERSSLVNIPSAVKGVPYAFFAATMLSMAFVNYFEVIPI, encoded by the coding sequence ATGCCAGAAAATTCATTGTTTACAATATTCCTTGATGGTGTATTTATAGAAAATTTCATTTTAATTCAATTCCTGGGTCTATGCCCCTTTTTAGGTGTGACCAAAGAGACCCGGAGTGCATTGGGAATGTCTGCAGCTGTAATATTTGTAATGACAATAGCCTCTGCAGTGACATTTGCAGTTGCTTCATTTCTTCTGGTACCTCTAAATCTTGGATTTCTCGAGCTGATTGCATTTATTGTTGTGATTGCTTCACTGGTTCAGCTGGTTGAGTACATAATTAGAAAACATCTTCCACCATTGTACAAATCACTGGGAATTTATCTTCCTTTAATTGCCAGTAACTGTGCTGTGCTAGGTTTGGTCTTGCTAAATAGAATACAGGATTTCACTTTCGTAGAAGGTATAGTATTTGGCGTAGCAGCAGGAATTGGTTTTGGAATAGTTATGATACTGATGTCTGCTGTAAGGGAGCGTTCCAGTCTTGTAAATATTCCTTCAGCAGTTAAGGGAGTTCCATATGCATTCTTTGCTGCAACAATGTTATCAATGGCTTTTGTCAACTACTTTGAGGTGATTCCTATATGA
- the rnfC gene encoding Rnf electron transport complex subunit RnfC, whose protein sequence is MNEIEVLDKILEKVIIPLKQHDGVICDPVVSAGDRVLVGQKIGECSANYCSCVHSSVSGEVTSIAKVPHPGGNRVESVIIKPDENQESVDFVPAGALSPQGIISAIKEAGIVEHFGTPTHILLNTKKEIDTVVINATSSEWIQGKYDTPADYASQIISGLKLLMSAAEAPRGAIVVRKDDPETIEAFESATLDGNPVHVAPLIGKRRIDYYYEDLGTDIVVVSQDPMYGKSLLNLFTYNITGRKVPISCDPSEVGVAVCSVKTSKAVYDAVHDGIPVYETVVTVSGAVKSPKKIQVKIGTPLKDVIEACGGYSGEPGKLIVNGMITGIAQYTDEVPVTKTTISIYAQRKEEMVIDEARSCLHCARCVDACPVDLVPSRIAILADRGRFDECMDLYVMNCIECGRCAATCPSKLHILQLIRYAKASLKKVYPETIQESENMHSGCLLNGGQ, encoded by the coding sequence TTGAACGAAATTGAGGTATTGGATAAAATACTGGAAAAAGTAATTATTCCACTAAAACAGCACGACGGTGTAATATGTGATCCAGTGGTTAGTGCTGGTGATAGAGTGCTCGTGGGTCAGAAAATAGGAGAATGCTCTGCAAATTATTGTTCCTGCGTTCATTCCAGTGTTTCTGGTGAGGTTACATCTATAGCTAAAGTACCCCATCCAGGTGGTAACCGTGTGGAAAGTGTTATCATCAAGCCGGACGAAAATCAGGAATCTGTAGATTTTGTGCCTGCTGGTGCTTTATCACCACAGGGGATCATTTCGGCTATAAAGGAAGCAGGAATAGTTGAACATTTTGGAACCCCTACACACATCCTGCTCAATACCAAAAAAGAAATTGATACTGTAGTCATAAATGCTACATCTTCTGAATGGATTCAGGGTAAATATGATACTCCTGCAGACTATGCATCCCAGATAATCAGTGGGTTGAAGCTTCTTATGAGTGCAGCTGAAGCACCACGTGGGGCTATTGTTGTACGCAAGGATGACCCTGAAACAATTGAAGCTTTTGAAAGTGCAACCCTTGATGGTAATCCAGTCCATGTAGCTCCTTTGATTGGTAAGAGGAGAATTGATTATTACTATGAGGATCTTGGAACCGATATTGTAGTAGTTTCACAGGATCCTATGTATGGTAAAAGTCTGCTTAACCTTTTTACATACAATATAACTGGCAGAAAAGTTCCAATCAGCTGTGATCCTTCTGAGGTTGGAGTTGCTGTATGCAGCGTGAAAACTTCCAAAGCTGTGTATGATGCAGTACACGATGGAATCCCTGTTTATGAAACTGTTGTTACCGTTTCAGGTGCAGTAAAATCCCCAAAGAAAATACAGGTCAAAATTGGCACTCCTCTAAAAGATGTAATAGAAGCATGCGGAGGGTATAGTGGGGAACCTGGTAAATTGATAGTCAATGGTATGATTACCGGAATTGCTCAGTACACTGACGAAGTGCCAGTAACTAAGACTACAATCAGTATATATGCACAGCGCAAAGAAGAAATGGTGATTGATGAAGCGCGCTCATGTCTACATTGTGCCAGATGTGTTGATGCCTGCCCTGTAGATCTGGTTCCTTCAAGGATTGCCATACTTGCAGACAGGGGAAGATTTGATGAGTGCATGGATCTTTATGTAATGAATTGTATTGAATGTGGTAGATGTGCAGCAACATGTCCATCAAAACTTCATATACTTCAGCTTATAAGATATGCTAAAGCATCGCTTAAGAAGGTATATCCTGAAACTATTCAGGAATCTGAAAATATGCACTCGGGTTGTCTGCTAAATGGAGGTCAGTAA
- the rnfG gene encoding Rnf electron transport complex subunit RnfG: MNDSSREAFIIVGKLVLLATVAAAVLALVYVPTQTQIELNREQARVAALEDVVPQAHEFEPVEGDPVNDEREVLYYRALDEDGNLIGYAFFGTRMGYSGTVEVAAGIDPELNELIKVKIVSQSETPGLGDRIKDDEFLRQFEGLEVDNLALTRDTGEVDSITGATVSSRAVVEALNLKIDEIKETM, translated from the coding sequence ATGAATGATTCAAGCAGAGAAGCTTTTATAATAGTTGGAAAACTTGTGCTGCTGGCAACTGTAGCAGCTGCAGTACTGGCACTTGTATATGTGCCAACCCAGACACAGATTGAACTGAATAGAGAACAGGCTAGGGTCGCGGCTCTTGAAGATGTTGTTCCTCAGGCACACGAGTTTGAACCTGTTGAAGGTGATCCTGTAAATGATGAAAGGGAAGTATTATACTACAGAGCCCTTGATGAGGATGGAAACCTGATAGGATATGCCTTTTTTGGAACGAGAATGGGATATTCAGGCACTGTTGAGGTAGCGGCAGGTATAGATCCAGAGCTAAATGAACTTATAAAAGTAAAGATAGTATCCCAGAGTGAGACTCCGGGTCTTGGTGATAGGATAAAGGATGATGAATTTCTACGACAATTTGAAGGTCTTGAGGTAGATAATCTGGCACTGACCCGTGATACTGGTGAAGTTGATTCAATTACAGGTGCAACAGTATCATCCAGAGCAGTTGTAGAAGCCTTGAACTTAAAAATTGATGAAATTAAGGAAACAATGTAA
- the rnfB gene encoding Rnf electron transport complex subunit RnfB translates to MSTTTIIIQSIAALGGLAVVIGVILVMASRVFKVETNPLVDEVMDVLPGANCGACGYAGCGEFAEKVVEESAPIAGCPLGGFEVEEKLGGILGQDVGGETEPDYPVVHCKGGVDCVDRFDYVGIEDCKAVMMLSEGEKQCNYGCMGRGTCVRACPFGAITIGEDRLPKINFNLCTSCGLCVASCPNDIFSLGPLSEKVHVRCRSHDKGKVVKSLCSKGCIGCKLCVKVCPEDAITVTDFLAEIDQEKCTACGLCVEKCPQDTIELRD, encoded by the coding sequence ATGAGTACAACGACAATAATAATTCAATCAATTGCTGCACTGGGAGGCCTTGCTGTGGTGATCGGTGTCATACTTGTTATGGCTTCCCGTGTATTTAAGGTAGAGACCAACCCACTTGTTGATGAGGTGATGGATGTTCTTCCTGGTGCAAACTGTGGTGCATGTGGCTATGCCGGATGTGGAGAATTTGCAGAAAAGGTTGTTGAGGAGAGTGCACCAATTGCAGGATGTCCACTGGGCGGATTTGAAGTTGAGGAGAAACTGGGAGGAATTCTGGGTCAGGATGTAGGAGGCGAAACTGAGCCTGATTATCCAGTTGTTCACTGCAAAGGTGGAGTTGATTGTGTAGATAGGTTTGACTATGTGGGAATTGAGGACTGTAAAGCAGTTATGATGCTTTCAGAAGGCGAAAAGCAGTGCAATTACGGATGTATGGGCAGGGGTACATGTGTTCGAGCATGCCCATTTGGTGCAATAACAATCGGCGAGGATCGTCTTCCAAAGATTAATTTCAATCTCTGTACAAGCTGTGGCCTATGTGTAGCCTCATGTCCAAATGATATATTTTCACTCGGCCCATTATCTGAGAAAGTGCACGTAAGATGTCGTTCTCATGATAAAGGAAAAGTTGTAAAATCGTTGTGTTCCAAGGGCTGTATTGGCTGTAAACTATGTGTTAAAGTTTGTCCTGAGGATGCTATAACAGTTACAGATTTTCTTGCAGAGATCGACCAGGAAAAATGTACTGCATGTGGCCTATGTGTTGAAAAATGTCCGCAGGATACGATAGAACTTCGTGATTGA